A region of Alosa alosa isolate M-15738 ecotype Scorff River chromosome 17, AALO_Geno_1.1, whole genome shotgun sequence DNA encodes the following proteins:
- the prl2 gene encoding prolactin 2 gives MSCNRKQVLFLLAALVCLDLHAPVSSVPLCANGRVGCHILSLSDLFDRVIQHSARVHDLSSDLHSDFEQHFLPSKNHIGKAFPRCHTSSILTPNGKENAQKLASEELTEIILKLLVAWRDPLWKLHHSMAHEPDHFSSLNSNKAMDMSDMVHELRKGVEKVAEKMQHLGIISNSVSGVSSREAFLPTVDHSESQGLANYDLLHCFRRDSNKVQNYLQILKCRIVPEHGC, from the exons CTGCTCGCCGCACTGGTGTGTCTGGACCTCCATGCCCCCGTCTCCTCGGTGCCCCTCTGTGCCAATGGCCGCGTCGGCTGCcacatcctctctctgtccGATCTCTTCGACCGGGTCATCCAGCACTCGGCGAGGGTTCATGACCTCTCCAGTGACCTGCACTCCGACTTC GAGCAGCATTTTCTACCCAGCAAAAACCACATAGGCAAGGCTTTTCCTAGATGCCACACGTCTAGCATACTAACACCAAATGGAAAAGAGAATGCACAGAAACTGGCT AGTGAGGAGTTGACGGAGATCATCTTGAAGCTGCTGGTAGCCTGGAGGGATCCCCTGTGGAAGCTGCACCACAGCATGGCTCATGAGCCTGACCACTTCAGCAGCCTCAACAGCAACAAGGCGATGGACATGAGCGACATGGTGCACGAGCTCCGCAAGGGCGTCGAGAAAGTCGCCGAGAAG ATGCAGCACTTGGGGATAATCAGTAACTCTGTGAGTGGCGTCTCGTCCCGGGAGGCCTTCCTGCCCACTGTGGACCACAGCGAGTCCCAGGGTCTGGCCAACTATGACCTGCTCCACTGCTTCCGCAGGGACTCCAACAAGGTACAGAACTACCTGCAGATCCTCAAGTGCAGGATCGTACCCGAGCACGGCTGCTGA